The following coding sequences lie in one Apostichopus japonicus isolate 1M-3 chromosome 13, ASM3797524v1, whole genome shotgun sequence genomic window:
- the LOC139978568 gene encoding neugrin-like isoform X3: protein MKYMHYASLSPLTLKSNRGFREQDATPGSDAIFKQELKKMKHNVGRGLDTDLEDDGIQQREALNKVTEDITKRSSAMNYAKRAKYLGSEREKRSLTWDNIDKIRFLRQEHPQEWSLSQLAASFEVSETTIKKVLKSKYNPTHEKRKLHDTLVLKNTGREKKVKQPPTGTSVVLDSHKQSFESSGSSQKGFDNYPSPTLTANSINGKEQEASNNITKKVQLNQKISRTDEQDSHEDDWEEMENVSLEDELEEAEAFESLNASDFVKVSEDGVMPPKIVQKGKEFYDTDGEFLFRI, encoded by the exons atgaaatacat GCATTATGCAAGCCTCTCCCCTCTCACTCTCAAGTCAAATCGAGGATTCCGAGAACAAGATGCCACCCCAGGAAGTGACGCAATTTTCAAGCAGgaattgaagaaaatgaaacacaatgTTGGCAGAGGTCTAGATACAGATTTAGAAGATGATGGTATTCAACAACGTGAAGCACTAAATAAAGTGACCGA GGATATTACAAAGCGCAGTTCTGCTATGAACTACGCAAAACGTGCAAAGTACCTGGGCTCGGAGAGGGAGAAGCGATCCCTGACATGGGACAACATAGACAAAATTAGATTCTTGAGACAAGAACATCCACAAGAGTGGTCACTATCACAGTTAGCTGCCAGTTTTGAGGTTTCAGAGACTACCATCAAGAAAGTGCTGAAAAGTAAATATAATCCAACTCATGAAAAAAGGAAACTTCATGATACGCTAGTTTTGAAAAATACCgggagagaaaagaaagttaAACAACCTCCTACTGGAACGTCAGTTGTCCTAGATTCTCATAAACAAAGCTTTGAATCATCTGGTAGTAGTCAGAAAGGTTTCGACAACTATCCCTCCCCTACCCTTACTGCAAACAGCATCAATGGCAAGGAACAAGAAGCTAGTAACAATATCACAAAGAAAGTGCAACTAAACCAGAAAATCTCAAGGACAGATGAGCAGGATTCACATGAAGATGACTGGGAGGAGATGGAAAATGTCAGCTTAGAGGATGAATTAGAAGAGGCAGAGGCTTTTGAATCTTTGAATGCATCAGACTTTGTGAAGGTCTCCGAAGATGGAGTGATGCCTCCTAAAATAGTTCAAAAGGGGAAAGAGTTTTATGATACTGATGGGGAATTTTTGTTCAGGATATAA
- the LOC139978567 gene encoding m7GpppN-mRNA hydrolase-like, with amino-acid sequence MASELTTNRGRIPQQVLDSLCSRFILNIPTEESSDMIRAFFQIELAHWFYIDFYRIEHPGLPQLGIRDFARIIFNHCPSLLDHAKEVDTIHAAWKEYKKNVPTYGAILIDDKMQYILMVQSFLSRTSWGFPKGKVNKDEKPHQCAIREVKEETGFDISQLLDANNFIELTINEGLSRLYVVPNVPMDTDFRPMTRGEIKDIRWFNLNDLPMHKKDTAPRVNLGLNPNNFFMVIPFMKPLKKKIASMRGPKNIKSRDSAFTPTILKNPARQGGNTENIQEMGSPLRQIQRKEVISESPTTIEQQKSRQQQMFKQGCKEEWDKYFCGIEDASGRIEADQSSPRNFKTNQKGRKEGQSLTGLIFSSEKVASDSIEVPAIQEPVQVMYSNSKVNFNVFLDFSLDADSVMKAFDEGLWAK; translated from the exons ATGGCATCTGAACTGACCACTAACCGAGGTAGAATTCCGCAGCAAGTCTTGGATTCTCTTTGCAG ccgtttcattttgaatattcCAACAGAAGAAAGTTCGGATATGATCAGAGCTTTCTTTCAGATTGAGCTGGCACACTGGTTTTACATTGACTTTTATAGAATCGAACACCCAGGCCTTCCACAACTTGGTATTCGTGATTTTGCAAGAATAA TTTTCAATCATTGTCCTTCTCTGTTGGACCATGCCAAGGAAGTGGATACCATTCATGCAGCATGGAAGGAGTACAAGAAAAATGTCCCCACATATGGAGCCATTCTCATAGATGACAAGATGCAGTAT ATTCTCATGGTACAGAGCTTCCTGTCAAGAACAAGCTGGGGATTCCCAAAGggaaaagtaaacaaagatgAAAAGCCACACCAGTGTGCAATAAGAGAG GTCAAAGAAGAGACTGGATTTGACATCAGTCAGCTTCTAGATGCTAATAACTTTATTGAGCTCACTATTAATGAAGGTCTCTCCAGACTCTATGTTGTACCAAATGTTCCAATGGATACAGACTTTAGACCTATGACCAGAGGAGAAATCAAG gATATTAGATGGTTCAATTTGAATGACCTTCCCATGCACAAGAAAGACACAGCACCCAGGGTCAATCTCGGACTCAATCCAAATAACTTCTTTATGGTAATACCTTTCATGAA ACCCCTGAAGAAAAAGATTGCATCTATGAGAGGTCCAAAGAACATCAAAAGCCGAGATTCGGCCTTCACTCCTACCATATTAAAGAACCCAGCGAGACAAGGAGGGAACACTGAAAATATCCAGGAGATGGGATCACCCCTAAGACAG ATTCAAAGGAAAGAGGTCATTTCGGAGAGTCCAACTACAATAGAACAGCAGAAGTCCAGACAACAGCAGATGTTTAAGCAAGGATGTAAGGAAGAATGGGACAAATACTTCTGTGGAATTGAAGATGCTAGTGGGAGGATAGAAGCTGATCAAAGTTCCCCTCGAAACTTTAAAACTAATCAAAAGGGTAGAAAG GAAGGACAATCTTTGACGGGTTTGATATTTTCATCAGAAAAAGTTGCTAGTG ATTCAATTGAGGTTCCTGCAATCCAGGAGCCTGTGCAGGTGATGTACTCTAATAGTAAGGTAAACTTCAACGTTTTCTTAGACTTCTCACTGGATgctgatagtgtgatgaaagcATTTGATGAAGGTCTCTGGGCAAAGTGA
- the LOC139978568 gene encoding neugrin-like isoform X1 codes for MIRSETRPSSQLTQIMFLLRGSLIASCSSNLRHYASLSPLTLKSNRGFREQDATPGSDAIFKQELKKMKHNVGRGLDTDLEDDGIQQREALNKVTEDITKRSSAMNYAKRAKYLGSEREKRSLTWDNIDKIRFLRQEHPQEWSLSQLAASFEVSETTIKKVLKSKYNPTHEKRKLHDTLVLKNTGREKKVKQPPTGTSVVLDSHKQSFESSGSSQKGFDNYPSPTLTANSINGKEQEASNNITKKVQLNQKISRTDEQDSHEDDWEEMENVSLEDELEEAEAFESLNASDFVKVSEDGVMPPKIVQKGKEFYDTDGEFLFRI; via the exons ATGATACGATCCGAAACACGGCCAT CGTCACAGTTGACACAAATTATGTTTCTCTTGCGTGGAAGTTTGATTGCTTCTTGTTCTTCTAATTTGAGGCATTATGCAAGCCTCTCCCCTCTCACTCTCAAGTCAAATCGAGGATTCCGAGAACAAGATGCCACCCCAGGAAGTGACGCAATTTTCAAGCAGgaattgaagaaaatgaaacacaatgTTGGCAGAGGTCTAGATACAGATTTAGAAGATGATGGTATTCAACAACGTGAAGCACTAAATAAAGTGACCGA GGATATTACAAAGCGCAGTTCTGCTATGAACTACGCAAAACGTGCAAAGTACCTGGGCTCGGAGAGGGAGAAGCGATCCCTGACATGGGACAACATAGACAAAATTAGATTCTTGAGACAAGAACATCCACAAGAGTGGTCACTATCACAGTTAGCTGCCAGTTTTGAGGTTTCAGAGACTACCATCAAGAAAGTGCTGAAAAGTAAATATAATCCAACTCATGAAAAAAGGAAACTTCATGATACGCTAGTTTTGAAAAATACCgggagagaaaagaaagttaAACAACCTCCTACTGGAACGTCAGTTGTCCTAGATTCTCATAAACAAAGCTTTGAATCATCTGGTAGTAGTCAGAAAGGTTTCGACAACTATCCCTCCCCTACCCTTACTGCAAACAGCATCAATGGCAAGGAACAAGAAGCTAGTAACAATATCACAAAGAAAGTGCAACTAAACCAGAAAATCTCAAGGACAGATGAGCAGGATTCACATGAAGATGACTGGGAGGAGATGGAAAATGTCAGCTTAGAGGATGAATTAGAAGAGGCAGAGGCTTTTGAATCTTTGAATGCATCAGACTTTGTGAAGGTCTCCGAAGATGGAGTGATGCCTCCTAAAATAGTTCAAAAGGGGAAAGAGTTTTATGATACTGATGGGGAATTTTTGTTCAGGATATAA
- the LOC139978568 gene encoding neugrin-like isoform X4 — protein MHYASLSPLTLKSNRGFREQDATPGSDAIFKQELKKMKHNVGRGLDTDLEDDGIQQREALNKVTEDITKRSSAMNYAKRAKYLGSEREKRSLTWDNIDKIRFLRQEHPQEWSLSQLAASFEVSETTIKKVLKSKYNPTHEKRKLHDTLVLKNTGREKKVKQPPTGTSVVLDSHKQSFESSGSSQKGFDNYPSPTLTANSINGKEQEASNNITKKVQLNQKISRTDEQDSHEDDWEEMENVSLEDELEEAEAFESLNASDFVKVSEDGVMPPKIVQKGKEFYDTDGEFLFRI, from the exons AT GCATTATGCAAGCCTCTCCCCTCTCACTCTCAAGTCAAATCGAGGATTCCGAGAACAAGATGCCACCCCAGGAAGTGACGCAATTTTCAAGCAGgaattgaagaaaatgaaacacaatgTTGGCAGAGGTCTAGATACAGATTTAGAAGATGATGGTATTCAACAACGTGAAGCACTAAATAAAGTGACCGA GGATATTACAAAGCGCAGTTCTGCTATGAACTACGCAAAACGTGCAAAGTACCTGGGCTCGGAGAGGGAGAAGCGATCCCTGACATGGGACAACATAGACAAAATTAGATTCTTGAGACAAGAACATCCACAAGAGTGGTCACTATCACAGTTAGCTGCCAGTTTTGAGGTTTCAGAGACTACCATCAAGAAAGTGCTGAAAAGTAAATATAATCCAACTCATGAAAAAAGGAAACTTCATGATACGCTAGTTTTGAAAAATACCgggagagaaaagaaagttaAACAACCTCCTACTGGAACGTCAGTTGTCCTAGATTCTCATAAACAAAGCTTTGAATCATCTGGTAGTAGTCAGAAAGGTTTCGACAACTATCCCTCCCCTACCCTTACTGCAAACAGCATCAATGGCAAGGAACAAGAAGCTAGTAACAATATCACAAAGAAAGTGCAACTAAACCAGAAAATCTCAAGGACAGATGAGCAGGATTCACATGAAGATGACTGGGAGGAGATGGAAAATGTCAGCTTAGAGGATGAATTAGAAGAGGCAGAGGCTTTTGAATCTTTGAATGCATCAGACTTTGTGAAGGTCTCCGAAGATGGAGTGATGCCTCCTAAAATAGTTCAAAAGGGGAAAGAGTTTTATGATACTGATGGGGAATTTTTGTTCAGGATATAA
- the LOC139978568 gene encoding neugrin-like isoform X2: MFLLRGSLIASCSSNLRHYASLSPLTLKSNRGFREQDATPGSDAIFKQELKKMKHNVGRGLDTDLEDDGIQQREALNKVTEDITKRSSAMNYAKRAKYLGSEREKRSLTWDNIDKIRFLRQEHPQEWSLSQLAASFEVSETTIKKVLKSKYNPTHEKRKLHDTLVLKNTGREKKVKQPPTGTSVVLDSHKQSFESSGSSQKGFDNYPSPTLTANSINGKEQEASNNITKKVQLNQKISRTDEQDSHEDDWEEMENVSLEDELEEAEAFESLNASDFVKVSEDGVMPPKIVQKGKEFYDTDGEFLFRI; this comes from the exons ATGTTTCTCTTGCGTGGAAGTTTGATTGCTTCTTGTTCTTCTAATTTGAGGCATTATGCAAGCCTCTCCCCTCTCACTCTCAAGTCAAATCGAGGATTCCGAGAACAAGATGCCACCCCAGGAAGTGACGCAATTTTCAAGCAGgaattgaagaaaatgaaacacaatgTTGGCAGAGGTCTAGATACAGATTTAGAAGATGATGGTATTCAACAACGTGAAGCACTAAATAAAGTGACCGA GGATATTACAAAGCGCAGTTCTGCTATGAACTACGCAAAACGTGCAAAGTACCTGGGCTCGGAGAGGGAGAAGCGATCCCTGACATGGGACAACATAGACAAAATTAGATTCTTGAGACAAGAACATCCACAAGAGTGGTCACTATCACAGTTAGCTGCCAGTTTTGAGGTTTCAGAGACTACCATCAAGAAAGTGCTGAAAAGTAAATATAATCCAACTCATGAAAAAAGGAAACTTCATGATACGCTAGTTTTGAAAAATACCgggagagaaaagaaagttaAACAACCTCCTACTGGAACGTCAGTTGTCCTAGATTCTCATAAACAAAGCTTTGAATCATCTGGTAGTAGTCAGAAAGGTTTCGACAACTATCCCTCCCCTACCCTTACTGCAAACAGCATCAATGGCAAGGAACAAGAAGCTAGTAACAATATCACAAAGAAAGTGCAACTAAACCAGAAAATCTCAAGGACAGATGAGCAGGATTCACATGAAGATGACTGGGAGGAGATGGAAAATGTCAGCTTAGAGGATGAATTAGAAGAGGCAGAGGCTTTTGAATCTTTGAATGCATCAGACTTTGTGAAGGTCTCCGAAGATGGAGTGATGCCTCCTAAAATAGTTCAAAAGGGGAAAGAGTTTTATGATACTGATGGGGAATTTTTGTTCAGGATATAA